The sequence GTAACCACCACCGTGAACAATCACGATTGGTCGTTGTGCCTGTTGTTGGTAAGCAGAGATAGCACCAAATAACTTGCTAAGTGTTTCACCACAAGATAGCGCAGCGCCACCTAACTTTATGATTAATGGTTGATTATTAAGGCTCATATCTAGATTCCCTTACACTAACGCAGTTAATGGCGCAAAACCATAACGTAAATTTAAACACTGCATCGCTTGGCTAGATGCACCCTTTAACAAGTTATCAATCGCTGAAACAACGATGATGTGTTGACCTTGAACCTTCCAACCTAAATCACAGAAAGGTGTTTGTTCTACGTCTTGAATTCTTGGCAATGTCTCTTCGAGTAATCTCACCGCAGGTTTACCTTGGTAAGCTTGCTCAAAGGCATCTTGTACCTGTTGTTCTGTCACGCCTTCAGCCAATTTCATGGTGATGGTCGCTAAAATACCGCGCTTGAAGTTGCCGAGGTGCGGAGTAAAAATCACATCACATCCTAAATGTGCAGCCATTTCAGGTTGATGACGGTGATTGAATACGCCGTAAGCTTGCAGACTCACTTCGCAGAAGCTGTTAACCATAGTCGCCTTACGACCCGCACCTGTAACACCACTCGTTGCGTTAATCACCGGCCATTGGTTCTCATCCAGCAACTTCGCTTCAACCAAAGGCTTAATCGCCAATTGTGATGCAGTTGGATAACAACCCGCGACTGCGACAAGTTGAGCCTCTTTAATCGCTTGCTCATTCCATTCCGCTAAACCGTAAGCGGCTTTATCTAGCCATTGTTCGTGTTGGTGTTCAAAACCGTAGAACTCTTGGTAGAAGTTCTCGCCTTTCACTCTGAAGGCACCCGATAGGTCGAATACTTGGCAATCGTTCTCTAGAAAGATTGGCGCTAGGTCGTGACTTACTTCGTGTGCGGTGGCTAAGAAAATCACATCAGACTGCCTTGCCACTTCTTCTGGATTCGTTAATGGTTGTACTGGCATATCAATCAAGCCAGCTAACTTACCGTGCAATGCCGCAATAGGTTTACCTGCGTCTACACTATTGGCTGAGACATATAAACCTGATAGCGTGAGCTCAGGGTGTCTGTTTATCATTAGAGCCAGTTCTGCTCCTGTGTAGCCGCTTGCGCCAATGATCGTGGTTTTCAACATCTCAACACATCCATTTCTGAGGTAAGTTACATTTCAAAATTTGACTATTCATACTTAATTTTTAGCTTCATTTGATTTCTTATGCATTAAATGTGATTTAATATGTGTTTTACCGACTTATAGTTTTCCTGTCAATAGTAGAAGTGAAGATATTATGCAATTACCGAGTTTTCTTGAGGTCTACAAAGGCCTAATTTCCACCGACTCTATTAGTTCTACCGATCCAAGCTGGGATCATGGCAACGAAAAAGTGATCGAAAAAATGGCTCAATGGTTTAAAGACTTGGGCTTTAGCGTAGAGGTCGTGGAAGTCGAGCCCGGCAAACATAATATGGTCGCAAAGATGGGTTCTGGTGAAGGTGGCTTACTATTAGCAGGACACAGCGACACCGTGCCATTTGATGAAGGGCGTTGGAACTTCAACCCTCATGCACTGACAGAGCACAATAATCGCTTCTACGGATTAGGCACAGCTGACATGAAAGGCTTCTTCGCTTTCGTCTATGAAGCGGCAAAGAAAATGGATTGGAGCAAACAGGCGAAGCCACTTTATGTATTGGCAACCTGTGATGAAGAGACCACCATGCTAGGTGCACGTCACTTCACAGAGAATGCACCGTTTAAACCGGACTACTGCATCATTGGTGAGCCGACTAGCCTAGTGCCGATTCGTGGACACAAAGGCCACGTGGCAAATGCAGTGCGAGTAACCGGTAAATCAGGTCACTCTTCTGATCCTGCGTTAGGCGTCAACGCCATCGAGATAATGCATGAAGTGTTGTTTGCGTTAATGCAGCTGCGTGACAAGTTAGTCAAAGAGTACCATCACCCGGGGTTTGCAATTCCAAGCCCTACTCTAAACCTTGGTCATATTCATGGTGGCGACAGCGCTAACCGTATCTGTGGTTGCTGTGAGCTACACTACGATGTGCGTCCTTTACCGGGTATCAGCTTAGATGGTTTGGATAACATGCTGCGCAGCGCACTCAAAGAAGTGGAAGCAAAATGGCCGGGCAGAATTGAAATTACGCCACTGCACGAACCCATCCCGGGTTACGAATGCCAACACGACCATCCATTTATCGGTGGCATGGAATCCGTTTGCGAAACTGAATCGCAAACCGTGAACTACTGTACAGAAGCACCTTTCCTTCAAGAACTTTGCCCAACCTTAGTTCTGGGTCCGGGCTCAATCGACCAAGCTCACCAACCGGATGAGTTCTTAAGCTTCGATTTTATCGATCCAACGATTGATGTTCTGAGTAAATCCATCCGTAAATATTGTTTCTAGTTATTGCTACCCTTTCGATATTTTTTTATAAAAGCCGCCCAAAAAGGTGGCTTTTATTCTGTTATCTATGTCAAAGCCTGATCTTGTAATTAAATTTCACTTTATTCCGAAGTCTTGGAAAATTTACTTCTCTCGCATTTCGAAAACTAATAATTGCAAACTTAGAATGCTTTATTTGACTATATACAGCAGTTTTCGCTAGATTGTGTACTTAACAAGGAACAATGGATGTAATTTTTTTACGAGGCAGGATGACAATGAACGAGAAATACGCCGCTCTCAAGAGTAACGTAAGCATGCTGGGACGCTTGCTAGG is a genomic window of Vibrio sp. ED004 containing:
- the argE gene encoding acetylornithine deacetylase; the protein is MQLPSFLEVYKGLISTDSISSTDPSWDHGNEKVIEKMAQWFKDLGFSVEVVEVEPGKHNMVAKMGSGEGGLLLAGHSDTVPFDEGRWNFNPHALTEHNNRFYGLGTADMKGFFAFVYEAAKKMDWSKQAKPLYVLATCDEETTMLGARHFTENAPFKPDYCIIGEPTSLVPIRGHKGHVANAVRVTGKSGHSSDPALGVNAIEIMHEVLFALMQLRDKLVKEYHHPGFAIPSPTLNLGHIHGGDSANRICGCCELHYDVRPLPGISLDGLDNMLRSALKEVEAKWPGRIEITPLHEPIPGYECQHDHPFIGGMESVCETESQTVNYCTEAPFLQELCPTLVLGPGSIDQAHQPDEFLSFDFIDPTIDVLSKSIRKYCF
- the argC gene encoding N-acetyl-gamma-glutamyl-phosphate reductase codes for the protein MLKTTIIGASGYTGAELALMINRHPELTLSGLYVSANSVDAGKPIAALHGKLAGLIDMPVQPLTNPEEVARQSDVIFLATAHEVSHDLAPIFLENDCQVFDLSGAFRVKGENFYQEFYGFEHQHEQWLDKAAYGLAEWNEQAIKEAQLVAVAGCYPTASQLAIKPLVEAKLLDENQWPVINATSGVTGAGRKATMVNSFCEVSLQAYGVFNHRHQPEMAAHLGCDVIFTPHLGNFKRGILATITMKLAEGVTEQQVQDAFEQAYQGKPAVRLLEETLPRIQDVEQTPFCDLGWKVQGQHIIVVSAIDNLLKGASSQAMQCLNLRYGFAPLTALV